The Microbacterium sp. LWO12-1.2 genome includes a window with the following:
- a CDS encoding DEAD/DEAH box helicase, with product MTPEDAVLTDAPEDSPATPGFEELGITGPVLKAIRDLGYETPSPIQAATIPTLLAGRDVVGMAQTGTGKTAAFALPVLERLDVSQKSPQALVLAPTRELALQVCEAFESYASKMKGVHMLPVYGGQAYGVQLSALRRGVHVIVGTPGRIMDHLAKGTLDLSQLQYLVLDEADEMLKMGFAEDVEQILAQTPVEKQVALFSATMPPQIRRLAQKYLRDPEEISIKSKTATGTNITQRYLVVSYAQKVDALTRILEVENFDGMIVFVRTKNETETLAEKLRARGYSAAAINGDVPQVQRERSVNQLKAGKLDILVATDVAARGLDVERISHVINFDIPTDTESYVHRIGRTGRAGRSGDAISFITPRERYLLKHIEKATRQVPTQMQLPSTDDVNTTRLARFDDAITAALGDAARVEKFRDVIAHYVRNHDVPEADVAAALAIVVQGDTPLLLDPADDPLAKALEADSRPPRERGTREPREPRTERRGRGDYTAYRIEVGRRHRVEPRQIVGALANEGGLGRDDFGVINIRPDFSTVELPSNLSPAVLDKLRDTRISGRLIEIKPDRGPIGRRNSGPRDADGGRGDRFERRERDERPAHSDRDEKPYRKPRHKA from the coding sequence GTGACTCCTGAAGATGCAGTGCTGACCGACGCCCCCGAGGACTCCCCCGCGACCCCCGGATTCGAGGAACTCGGCATCACCGGGCCCGTCCTCAAGGCGATCCGTGATCTCGGATACGAGACCCCCTCCCCCATTCAAGCCGCAACGATTCCGACGCTGCTCGCCGGACGCGACGTCGTCGGCATGGCCCAGACCGGAACCGGTAAGACCGCGGCATTCGCGCTTCCCGTCCTCGAGCGACTCGACGTGTCGCAGAAGTCGCCGCAGGCTCTCGTGCTCGCGCCGACCCGCGAGCTCGCGCTGCAGGTGTGCGAGGCGTTCGAGTCCTACGCCTCCAAGATGAAGGGCGTGCACATGCTGCCCGTCTACGGCGGACAGGCGTACGGTGTGCAGCTCTCCGCGCTGCGCCGCGGAGTGCACGTGATCGTCGGAACACCCGGCCGCATCATGGACCACCTTGCCAAGGGCACTCTGGATCTCTCCCAGCTGCAGTATCTGGTTCTCGATGAGGCCGACGAGATGCTGAAGATGGGTTTCGCGGAGGACGTCGAGCAGATCCTCGCGCAGACCCCCGTCGAGAAGCAGGTCGCACTGTTCTCCGCGACCATGCCCCCGCAGATCCGTCGCCTCGCGCAGAAGTACCTGCGCGATCCGGAAGAGATCAGCATCAAGTCGAAGACCGCGACCGGGACGAACATCACGCAGCGCTACCTCGTGGTGTCGTACGCACAGAAGGTCGACGCGCTCACCCGCATCCTCGAGGTCGAGAACTTCGACGGGATGATCGTCTTCGTCCGCACCAAGAACGAGACCGAGACGCTCGCCGAGAAGCTGCGTGCCCGCGGCTACTCCGCTGCAGCGATCAACGGTGACGTCCCCCAGGTGCAGCGCGAACGCAGCGTGAACCAGCTGAAGGCCGGCAAGCTCGACATCTTGGTCGCGACCGACGTCGCGGCACGCGGTCTCGACGTCGAGCGCATCAGCCACGTCATCAACTTCGACATCCCCACCGACACCGAGTCGTACGTGCACCGCATCGGACGCACCGGCCGTGCCGGACGCAGCGGCGATGCGATCAGCTTCATCACGCCGCGCGAGCGCTACCTGCTCAAGCACATCGAGAAGGCGACGCGTCAGGTCCCGACGCAGATGCAGCTGCCCAGCACCGACGACGTGAACACCACGCGTCTCGCACGCTTCGACGACGCGATCACTGCCGCGCTCGGCGACGCCGCGCGCGTCGAGAAGTTCCGCGATGTGATCGCCCACTACGTGCGCAATCACGATGTGCCAGAAGCCGATGTGGCCGCGGCGCTGGCGATCGTGGTGCAGGGCGACACTCCGTTGCTGCTGGACCCGGCCGATGACCCGCTCGCCAAGGCGCTCGAGGCAGACAGCCGTCCGCCGCGAGAGCGCGGCACTCGTGAACCGCGCGAGCCGCGCACTGAGCGCCGCGGACGTGGCGACTACACCGCATACCGCATCGAGGTCGGCCGTCGCCACCGCGTCGAGCCGCGTCAGATCGTCGGTGCGCTCGCGAACGAGGGCGGGCTCGGGCGCGATGACTTCGGTGTCATCAACATCCGCCCCGACTTCTCGACCGTCGAGCTGCCGTCGAACCTCAGCCCTGCAGTGCTCGACAAGCTCCGCGACACGCGCATCTCGGGCCGCCTGATCGAGATCAAGCCGGACCGCGGACCGATCGGCCGACGCAACAGCGGACCCCGCGATGCCGACGGTGGTCGCGGAGACCGCTTCGAGCGCCGCGAACGCGACGAGCGCCCCGCGCACTCGGACCGCGACGAGAAGCCGTACCGGAAGCCACGCCACAAGGCCTGA
- a CDS encoding long-chain-fatty-acid--CoA ligase, with the protein MSTFQPPRPWVASYAAGVPEDLAPVSGSLIDIVAASARDYPDAPALQFFGRETTYAQLQEAIDRAAAGLRDRGVRGGDPVAIVLPNCPQHIVAFYAVLRLGAVVVEHNPLYTPRELRKQFEDHGAKHAIVWNKVVATVQEFPTDLAVSTLISVDVTRSMPFLTRFALRLPVTKARESRAALTEKVRGTVPWETLLSAAPLPASHPSPSTDDLAIIQYTSGTTGTPKGAALTHRNLLANAAQAQAWVPSIQRGKGCVVYAVLPMFHAYGLTLCLTFAMSMGARLVLFPKFDPDLVLDVMKKHPATFLPLVPPIADRLLAAATQQGVSLDGVEVAISGAMALPHELVVPFEAATHGFLVEGYGLSECSPVLMANPVADNRVPGTVGLPLPGTECRVVDPENPTVDVPAGSAGELIVRGPQVFSGYYGKPEETDAVFADGWFRTGDIVTIDDAGFIRIVDRIKELIITGGFNVAPTEVENVLRQHPQVVDAAVVGLPSEHSGEEVVAAIVVDGAADLDVEAIREFARTILTPYKVPRRIFVVDDLPKSLIGKVLRRQVKEKLLALTNGS; encoded by the coding sequence GTGAGCACGTTCCAGCCTCCTCGCCCGTGGGTCGCCAGCTACGCCGCCGGTGTCCCGGAAGACCTCGCCCCCGTATCGGGATCGCTGATCGACATCGTCGCCGCGTCCGCACGGGACTACCCCGACGCACCTGCCCTGCAGTTCTTCGGTCGTGAGACCACCTACGCGCAACTGCAGGAGGCGATCGATCGCGCCGCGGCCGGTCTGCGCGATCGAGGCGTGCGCGGCGGAGATCCTGTCGCGATCGTGCTGCCGAACTGCCCGCAGCACATCGTCGCGTTCTACGCGGTGCTCAGACTCGGAGCCGTCGTCGTCGAGCACAACCCGCTCTACACACCTCGGGAACTGCGCAAGCAGTTCGAGGATCATGGCGCGAAGCATGCGATCGTGTGGAACAAGGTCGTCGCGACAGTCCAGGAGTTTCCGACCGACCTCGCCGTGAGCACGCTCATCTCCGTCGATGTCACACGTTCCATGCCGTTCCTGACGCGTTTCGCCCTCCGGCTGCCGGTCACCAAGGCGCGCGAGTCGCGTGCGGCTCTGACCGAGAAGGTACGCGGAACCGTGCCGTGGGAGACGCTGCTCTCCGCTGCCCCGCTCCCCGCATCCCACCCCAGCCCGTCCACCGACGATCTGGCGATCATCCAGTACACCTCAGGCACGACAGGCACGCCGAAGGGCGCGGCGCTGACGCATCGGAATCTGCTCGCGAACGCGGCGCAGGCACAGGCCTGGGTGCCGTCCATCCAGCGCGGCAAGGGATGCGTCGTCTACGCCGTGCTGCCGATGTTCCACGCCTACGGCCTGACGCTCTGTCTCACGTTCGCGATGTCGATGGGCGCACGCCTCGTGTTGTTCCCGAAGTTCGACCCCGATCTGGTGCTCGACGTGATGAAGAAGCATCCCGCGACGTTCCTGCCTCTCGTCCCCCCGATCGCGGACCGCCTGCTCGCCGCGGCGACCCAGCAGGGCGTGTCTCTCGACGGGGTCGAGGTCGCGATCTCCGGCGCCATGGCGCTGCCGCACGAACTCGTCGTGCCTTTCGAGGCGGCGACCCACGGCTTCCTCGTCGAAGGCTACGGACTCAGCGAATGCTCGCCGGTGCTGATGGCCAACCCGGTGGCGGACAACCGCGTCCCCGGCACGGTCGGGCTTCCGCTGCCCGGCACGGAATGCCGCGTCGTCGATCCCGAGAATCCGACCGTCGATGTTCCCGCAGGCTCGGCCGGTGAGCTGATCGTGCGGGGACCGCAGGTCTTCTCCGGCTACTACGGCAAGCCCGAGGAGACCGATGCGGTGTTCGCGGACGGCTGGTTCCGCACCGGCGACATCGTCACGATCGATGACGCCGGTTTCATCCGGATCGTCGACCGGATCAAGGAGCTGATCATCACGGGTGGCTTCAACGTCGCACCGACCGAGGTCGAGAACGTGCTGCGTCAGCATCCGCAGGTGGTCGACGCAGCTGTCGTCGGGCTGCCCAGCGAGCACTCGGGCGAAGAAGTGGTCGCGGCGATCGTGGTCGACGGCGCCGCCGATCTCGACGTCGAGGCGATCCGTGAGTTCGCCCGCACCATCCTGACGCCATACAAGGTGCCGCGTCGGATCTTCGTCGTCGACGACCTGCCGAAATCGCTGATCGGAAAGGTGCTCCGACGGCAGGTCAAGGAGAAGCTCCTGGCTCTCACGAACGGTTCCTGA
- the gatC gene encoding Asp-tRNA(Asn)/Glu-tRNA(Gln) amidotransferase subunit GatC, whose translation MSEITPDLVRHLGVLARIQLNDDEVSRLTGQLDAIVDNIAKVSEVATDDIIATSHPIPLSNVFRPDVVGETLTHEQVLQNAPDAADGRFRVTAILGEEQ comes from the coding sequence GTGTCTGAAATCACCCCTGATCTTGTACGCCATCTCGGTGTGCTCGCGCGCATCCAGCTGAACGACGACGAGGTGTCGCGGCTCACGGGCCAGCTCGACGCCATCGTGGACAACATCGCGAAGGTGTCGGAGGTGGCAACCGACGACATCATCGCGACGAGTCACCCGATTCCGCTGAGCAACGTCTTCCGTCCCGATGTGGTCGGCGAGACTCTCACGCACGAGCAGGTGCTCCAGAATGCACCGGATGCCGCCGACGGCCGCTTCCGTGTCACCGCGATCCTGGGAGAAGAGCAGTGA